The genomic stretch GTCATGGATCCTGAATTACTGTTACTCGATGAACCCACTGCAGGTCTCGACCCACAAGGCGCGGAAGAATTTGATGCATTAGTTTTAAATTTACGCAGTATTTTAGGATTAACCATCGTCATGGTCACACATGATCTGGACACACTATGGCAAATTACCGATAAAGTTGCTTTTTTAAGTGCAGGACGCGTTTTAGAATTTGCACCTATGGCACAACTGACGCAATCCAAACAGGCGCCTATAGTGGCTTATTTTCAAGGGCCACGGGGGCGCATGACACAACATCTTTATGAGGGCAATCATGGAATCTAAAGTCAATTATACCTTAGTCGGTGCTTTTGTACTTATTTTAACCATCGCTCTCATTATTTTTATTACGTGGTTATCGGCTGGGTTATCCACTAAGCATTATAAAAATTTCCAGGTCATTATGCATGAATCCGTGGCGGGCTTAGGTGTTAACTCTTCGGTTAAATATAATGGTGTTAATGTGGGTACCGTTAAGAAAATTTCTTTAAACGACCAGAATCCTGAACAAGTACGCTTGTTGCTACAAATTGAAGAACATACACCGATTACCGAAGGCACGACAGCAACTTTAAATAGTCAAGGTTTAACCGGTATCACCTACTTGGCATTGCAAGGGAGTGATTCTAACTTAAATCCTATTCCACTCATTCCTGGTGAAAAATATCCTATTATTAAAAGCGCGCCTTCTTTGTTCTTACGTTTAGATACAACATTACGTGACTTAAATAATAATATGAATCAGATTACACACGACATTAATGGTGTATTAGGTGGTGAAAATCCGATATTATTTAGCAAGATTTTAAATAATTTATCTATTACTAGTAATCATTTAGCCGCGCAAAGTAAACGTCTGGATGCTATTTTAATCAATACTGCCCGTTCAACACGCGCATTTCCGTCCTTAATGAATACCTTAACGCAACAAACGCTTCCTTCTACCAATCAAGTATTAACTAATTTAAGCATTATGACGGATAACTTACTTGAACTTTCTGACAATCTACGACAAAACCCCAGCATATTAATACGGGGACAAAAACCGCCACCTTTAGGACCTGGAGAGCAATAACGTGCTTAACTTTCTACGTGGCATTGATTTCGGGAAAAATAATTTCCAAAGAGTGATCTGTTGTTTGCTGAGTTTCTTAGTGTTGTCGGCCTGCTCGATATTTGAACCTATTAAAACTCCACCGATGCATTATTTTACGTTAGCCATGCCTGATCCCAATTGGGATTGCTGCGAACAACAAGGACGCACCACGATATTAGTCAACCAACCGCGTGCTAATGCGATTTATAATAGTCAACGCATGATTTATATCCCAGCGTGTTATCAAATTCAATATTTTGCACAAAACCGCTGGGCTGATATGCCCACACAAATGTTACAATCTTTATTAATCAACTCTTTACAACACACTGGTTATTTTCAAGCCATTATTAACACCCCTTCCACCACTTATTATGATTGGGTATTGAATACACAATTACTCAGCTTTCAACAGGAGTTTATCACCGTTCCCAGTCGTTTCCGCATAGCCATACGTGCGCAACTCATCGACGCCCGATCCAGACATGTCATCGCCACACAGGATTTTGTCGTCGTACAAACCGCAGCGCACGATGATCCTTATGGTGGAGCACTGGCTGCCAACCTCGCTGCACAAAAAATACTCAATGAAATTAATTGTTTTTGCTTAAGAAATTTGAGCTAAGATGGACTTTCGGAGTCATGGCGAGCGAATGTAATGAGCGTGGCCATCCAATTTACGGTATTTTCTGGATTGCCGCGCGCTACGCGCTCGCAATGACGAGCGTTGCTAAGCGCTCGCAATGATGAGTAAATTTTTTAATTTTTCGCATCTTCACATACGAGCGGTATATTGCTCATCCCCTGCACATTTAAGCTTTCAGGGAATAAAGTAATGACATTTAAGTAACGATCATTTTTTTGTATCATGTCCTCAACCCAAACATAAACTTTTTTGTCATTGCTGGTTTTTTTCAAACCATTCACTTTTTTTCGCAACGAATAATAACGATTTGTTTTCTTAATGGGTTTTCGTACCAGTAACATACAGATGTTTATCCTCAATCAATGTTAAAATTAGCGCTATAATTTTTTATAGCAAAAAAATATTTGATGAGTATAAATAGATTTTATTAAGCCTATATTAAATAAAAATTAAATTGCATCATTTAATATTAATTTTATATTAACTAAGCATATAAAAAACTTCTAAAAAATAAATATAATTTGCTATACTCGCAAAGAAAAAACTTAAAAATGGAATATTTAAAAAATAAAAGCGTAATGATCCAATTTTTTCCCCTACTATTAGTTTGTTACGAAATAATTAATTATTTAGCCAACGATATGTATTTGCCGGCTTTGCCGAGTATGATTCACGATCTCGGGATCACTACCAGCTTAGCGCAACAAACCGTAACCGCTTGGTTTTTCGGTGCGAGCTCGTTACATTTATTATTAGGTCCGGTCTCGGATCGATTTGGCAGAAGGCCGGTACTACTGATAGGTGGGGTATTGTTTACTACCGCCACTTGGATTTGCGCTTTTACAGCGAGTATTAACGTTTTACTGATCGCGCGATTTATTCAAGGCGCTGTGGTATCGACTTTAAGCACCGCCGGCTATGCCAGCATTCATGAAACCTATAATCGTAAACAAGCCATCCAAATTTTAGCGCTGATGGGCAGTGTCGTGATGTTAGCGCCTGCCTTTGGCCCTTTAATAGGTGGAATTTTTTTACAATGGCTGAACTGGCGGGGAATATTTGTTTTTTTAGCGCTGAGTGCCAGCATCATTTGGCTAGGCTTATATTTGGTCATGACAGAAACTCATTCCAGCACGCAAAGATACATGTTCCGATGGTCACAGGTGCTAATCAATTATCACCAAATACTGATAAACAAAGCGTTCATGCTTAATCTATTTATTATTAGTTTTAATGTCTTAGCCAAAGTTGCCTGGATCGTGGGCGGGCCGTTTCTAATCATTAGTCAATTTAAATTGAATACTTTATATTTTGGCCTGATCCAGATCTTAGTATTTGGCAGTCAGATTCTCGGCGCACA from Rickettsiella endosymbiont of Miltochrista miniata encodes the following:
- a CDS encoding MlaD family protein, which produces MESKVNYTLVGAFVLILTIALIIFITWLSAGLSTKHYKNFQVIMHESVAGLGVNSSVKYNGVNVGTVKKISLNDQNPEQVRLLLQIEEHTPITEGTTATLNSQGLTGITYLALQGSDSNLNPIPLIPGEKYPIIKSAPSLFLRLDTTLRDLNNNMNQITHDINGVLGGENPILFSKILNNLSITSNHLAAQSKRLDAILINTARSTRAFPSLMNTLTQQTLPSTNQVLTNLSIMTDNLLELSDNLRQNPSILIRGQKPPPLGPGEQ
- a CDS encoding ABC-type transport auxiliary lipoprotein family protein, yielding MLNFLRGIDFGKNNFQRVICCLLSFLVLSACSIFEPIKTPPMHYFTLAMPDPNWDCCEQQGRTTILVNQPRANAIYNSQRMIYIPACYQIQYFAQNRWADMPTQMLQSLLINSLQHTGYFQAIINTPSTTYYDWVLNTQLLSFQQEFITVPSRFRIAIRAQLIDARSRHVIATQDFVVVQTAAHDDPYGGALAANLAAQKILNEINCFCLRNLS
- a CDS encoding MFS transporter, encoding MEYLKNKSVMIQFFPLLLVCYEIINYLANDMYLPALPSMIHDLGITTSLAQQTVTAWFFGASSLHLLLGPVSDRFGRRPVLLIGGVLFTTATWICAFTASINVLLIARFIQGAVVSTLSTAGYASIHETYNRKQAIQILALMGSVVMLAPAFGPLIGGIFLQWLNWRGIFVFLALSASIIWLGLYLVMTETHSSTQRYMFRWSQVLINYHQILINKAFMLNLFIISFNVLAKVAWIVGGPFLIISQFKLNTLYFGLIQILVFGSQILGAQIVKRVIHRVEVNRLINQGLSISLFASLLAICLSFIFPNQLIGLVICLMIFCFGTALSGPLQRLCIEASPEQPMGARMAVYATSISLFCSLASFLFSFTYTGSLLWFASLLFILASLASLVRWLSLKYFFSV